From the genome of Prionailurus bengalensis isolate Pbe53 chromosome D1, Fcat_Pben_1.1_paternal_pri, whole genome shotgun sequence:
CTAGGCCAACTTTTGAAcctgggagaggggggagaggaaaaggagaaggtgaTTTGAGCCAACTCTCAAAGTAGTATTCAAGTAGAGACCTACCTTCTCatacaaagataaaatatagaCAAACCACTCAGGATGCCCCTGAAGAGGTTCGCAACCGTGACTTCAGGAGAGAGCtagaggagagagagcgagctgccgccagagaaaaaaatagagatcatCCAACACGAGAACATACAACCTCCTCATCAGTGTCCAAGAAACCTCGGTTAGACCAGATTCCTGCTGCCAACCTTGATGCAGATGATCCTCTAACAGATGAGGAAGATGAAGATGAAGATTTTGAAGAGgagagtgatgatgatgatactgCAGCTCTTCTTGCAGagctagaaaaaattaaaaaagaaagagctgaagagcaggccaggaaggaacaagaagaaaaagctgAAGAAGAAAGAATACGTATGGAAAACATATTGAGTGGAAACCCTCTCCTTAATCTCACTGGCCCATCCCAGCCTCAGGCCAACTTCAAAGTTAAAAGAAGGTGGGATGATGATGTTGTTTTCAAGAACTGTGCAAAAGGTGTAGATGatcagaagaaagacaaaagatttGTAAATGATACACTGCGATCTGAATTTCACAAAAAGTTCAtggagaaatatattaaatagtaCAGTTTTATGTGCTTAATTAAAGActgtaaaatgtaaacaaacaaaaaaaagatgtgaatgaGAACAGGATGTACATGTAAGTGTGTATACATCACCCATAGTTGAAGTGAGACCAAATTTAAGTATCACCTAACTATCACCATTCATCTTCAGTGTACACATGACACAGTATTAAGGCCAGTTGGCCTTTTCTTAGACCCACAGTTATGCTTTTACACTAATAtgctaat
Proteins encoded in this window:
- the LOC122483636 gene encoding LOW QUALITY PROTEIN: spliceosome-associated protein CWC15 homolog (The sequence of the model RefSeq protein was modified relative to this genomic sequence to represent the inferred CDS: substituted 1 base at 1 genomic stop codon); amino-acid sequence: MTTAARPTFEPGRGGRGKGEGDLSQLSKXYSSRDLPSHTKIKYRQTTQDAPEEVRNRDFRRELEERERAAAREKNRDHPTREHTTSSSVSKKPRLDQIPAANLDADDPLTDEEDEDEDFEEESDDDDTAALLAELEKIKKERAEEQARKEQEEKAEEERIRMENILSGNPLLNLTGPSQPQANFKVKRRWDDDVVFKNCAKGVDDQKKDKRFVNDTLRSEFHKKFMEKYIK